From Medicago truncatula cultivar Jemalong A17 chromosome 7, MtrunA17r5.0-ANR, whole genome shotgun sequence, a single genomic window includes:
- the LOC11418478 gene encoding zinc finger CCCH domain-containing protein 30 — translation MCCESEGLKPVPSSSPSLSPTLTHNSQLRNHTMNHLTISTEDSFASLLELAANNDVEGFKRLIEYDPMSVDEVGLWYGRRKGSKQMVNEQRTPLMVAATYGSIDVMKLIFSLSDVDINRPCGLDKSTALHCAASGGAENAVDAVKLLLAAGADPNSVDANGDRPIDVIVYSPKLELVKNSLEELLQIDGPSAGSNLRVITNSLNSYSPPLSASPENGSPSPPPDLLLKLKSIDVPLSPAGSEKKEYPVDPSLPDIKNSIYSTDEFRMYSFKVRPCSRAYSHDWTECPFVHPGENARRRDPRKYHYSCVPCPDFRKGACRRGDMCEYAHGVFECWLHPAQYRTRLCKDGTNCSRRVCFFAHTPEELRPLYVSTGSAVPSPRSSTSSAMDFAAAMSMLPGSPSSMSVMSPSPFTPPMSPSGNGISHNSVAWPQPNIPALHLPGSNLQSSRLRSSLNARDIHMDDFELLSDYDQQQQLLNELACLSPRHINSNSLSRSGRMKPLNPSNLDDLFSAESSSPRYADPNLTSTVFSPTHKSAVFNQFQQQQNMLSPVNTNFSSKNVDHHLLQAASYGVQPSGRMSPRNVEPISPMGSRMSMLAQRDKQQQFRSLSFREHGSNSMLATAGSVNNSWSKWESPNGKLDWAHNADEVGKLRRSSSFELGNNGEEPDLSWVQSLVKESPTEIKEKLATSISGAAPGGSSGEGMNMSTQLESVDHAVLGTWLEQMQLDHLVAQQN, via the coding sequence ATGTGCTGTGAGTCGGAGGGTTTAAAGCCTGTGCCGTCTTCGTCTCCGTCTCTATCTCCAACTTTGACACACAATTCTCAACTGAGAAACCACACCATGAATCACTTAACTATCAGTACTGAAGATTCTTTTGCGAGCCTTCTTGAGCTTGCTGCTAATAACGACGTTGAAGGGTTCAAACGATTGATTGAGTATGATCCTATGTCGGTGGATGAGGTTGGATTATGGTATGGTCGTCGCAAGGGTTCGAAGCAGATGGTCAACGAGCAAAGGACACCTTTGATGGTTGCTGCTACATATGGTAGCATTGATgttatgaaattgattttttctttatcgGATGTTGATATCAACAGGCCCTGTGGCCTTGACAAGAGCACCGCTCTTCACTGTGCTGCTTCTGGTGGGGCTGAAAATGCTGTAGATGCTGTGAAGCTGCTTCTTGCAGCAGGGGCTGATCCTAATTCTGTGGATGCTAACGGGGATCGTCCGATAGATGTTATTGTTTATTCCCCGAAGCTTGAACTTGTGAAAAACAGTCTTGAGGAGCTACTTCAAATTGATGGTCCCAGTGCTGGCTCTAATCTTAGGGTGATTACAAACTCGCTTAATTCTTATTCTCCTCCTTTGTCGGCTTCGCCTGAGAACGGGTCTCCTTCTCCACCACCGGATCTTCTGTTGAAGTTAAAGTCAATTGATGTCCCTCTTTCTCCTGCTGGGTCTGAGAAGAAAGAATATCCTGTTGATCCATCCCTTCCTGATATCAAAAACAGCATATACTCAACTGATGAATTTCGAATGTATTCTTTCAAGGTTCGACCTTGTTCGCGTGCTTATTCCCATGATTGGACTGAATGCCCTTTTGTTCATCCAGGGGAGAATGCCCGGAGAAGGGACCCGAGAAAGTATCATTACAGCTGTGTCCCTTGTCCTGATTTTCGCAAGGGTGCTTGCCGGCGTGGGGACATGTGTGAATATGCTCATGGGGTTTTCGAGTGCTGGCTGCATCCTGCACAATATAGAACCCGTCTCTGCAAGGACGGGACAAATTGCTCCAGGAGAGTTTGCTTCTTTGCCCACACTCCTGAAGAGCTTCGGCCATTGTATGTTTCAACTGGTTCTGCGGTTCCCTCACCTCGGTCAAGCACGTCTTCTGCCATGGATTTTGCTGCAGCCATGAGCATGTTGCCTGGCTCACCTTCTTCGATGTCTGTCATGTCTCCTTCGCCATTCACTCCACCCATGTCACCTTCTGGCAATGGCATTTCACACAATTCCGTTGCTTGGCCACAGCCAAACATCCCAGCGTTGCATCTTCCTGGAAGTAATCTTCAGTCTAGTCGTTTGAGATCTTCTCTCAATGCTAGAGATATTCATATGGATGATTTTGAGTTGTTATCTGATTATGATCAACAGCAACAACTCCTTAATGAGTTGGCATGCCTGTCTCCACGTCATATTAATTCTAACAGTCTTAGCCGCTCCGGTCGAATGAAGCCATTGAATCCATCAAATCTTGATGATCTCTTTTCTGCCGAGAGTTCTTCTCCTCGATATGCTGATCCAAATCTGACTTCAACCGTTTTTTCTCCGACTCACAAATCAGCTGTCTTTAATCAGTTTCAGCAGCAGCAGAACATGTTGTCACCAGTGAATAcaaatttttcttctaaaaatgtTGATCATCATTTATTGCAGGCAGCTTCTTATGGTGTTCAGCCATCAGGAAGAATGTCTCCACGAAACGTGGAACCTATCTCTCCGATGGGCTCAAGGATGTCAATGCTGGCACAACGCGACAAGCAGCAACAATTCCGTAGCCTAAGCTTCCGCGAGCACGGCTCTAACTCTATGCTTGCAACTGCTGGCTCTGTCAATAATTCTTGGTCAAAATGGGAATCCCCCAATGGTAAGTTGGATTGGGCTCACAATGCGGATGAAGTTGGCAAGCTCCGTAGATCATCTTCATTTGAGCTTGGGAACAACGGCGAGGAGCCTGATTTATCATGGGTGCAGTCACTTGTCAAAGAATCTCCAACTGAGATCAAAGAGAAATTGGCAACTTCTATCTCAGGTGCTGCGCCAGGTGGATCCTCGGGTGAGGGAATGAATATGAGCACGCAACTGGAGTCTGTTGATCATGCTGTATTGGGAACATGGCTTGAACAGATGCAGCTTGATCATCTTGTGGCTCAGCAAAACTGA
- the LOC11437918 gene encoding putative pentatricopeptide repeat-containing protein At5g52630 — MVDPQHQLQLPHSFNQQPLYRNLCNTLLSLTFSRSLPKGLQLHAHIIKLGLQTIPLLSHHLINFYSKTHLPYSSLQIFHDSPHKSATTWSSVISSFAQNDLPLLSLNYFRLMLRQGVPPDDHIFPSATKSCGILSSLPVAKMLHCFALKTAYHLDIFVGSSVIDMYAKCGDICYAHNVFDEMPYRNVVSWSGLIYGYVQLGEDDESLRLFKRFLVEEENEGVNDFTLSSVLRVCGGSTLLQMGRLIHGLSFKTSFDSSCFVASSLISLYSKCGVVEEAYDVFEEVTVRNLGMWNAMLIACAQHAHTDKTFELFDKMKSVGGMKANFITFLCVLYACSHAGLVEKGKYYFELMKDYGIEPGTQHYSTMVDLLGRAGKLNDAVKLIEEMPMEPTESVWGALLTGCRLHGNTKLASYVADRVSELGSVSSGLHVMLSNAYAAAGRWEEAAKARKMMRDRGIKKETGLSWVEEGNRIHTFAAGDRSHAKSVEIYDKLDELGEEMDKAGYVADTSFVLKEVDGEEKSRSIRYHSERLAIAFGFITFPHGQPIRVMKNLRVCGDCHTAIKFISKCTGRVIIVRDNNRFHRFEDGKCTCGDYW; from the coding sequence ATGGTCGATCCTCAACATCAACTCCAACTTCCCCACAGCTTCAACCAACAACCTTTATACAGAAACTTATGCAACACGCTtctctctttaacattttctcGCTCCCTCCCCAAAGGTCTTCAACTCCACGCTCATATCAtcaaattagggttacaaactATTCCTCTTCTTTCTCATCACCTCATCAACTTCTACTCCAAAACCCATCTCCCTTATTCCTCCCTTCAAATCTTCCACGATTCTCCTCACAAATCCGCCACTACTTGGAGCTCTGTCATTTCTTCCTTCGCTCAAAATGACCTCCCTTTACTCTCTCTTAACTACTTCCGCCTTATGCTTCGTCAAGGTGTTCCTCCCGATGACCACATTTTCCCTAGTGCTACTAAATCATGCGGGATTCTATCGTCGCTCCCCGTTGCTAAAATGCTGCATTGTTTTGCTTTAAAGACGGCTTACCATCTTGATATTTTTGTGGGGAGTTCTGTTATTGATATGTATGCTAAATGTGGTGATATTTGTTACGCGCATAacgtgtttgatgaaatgccgTATAGAAATGTTGTTTCTTGGAGTGGGTTGATTTATGGGTATGTTCAATTGGGTGAGGATGATGAATCGTTGAGGCTTTTTAAACGGTTTCttgttgaagaagaaaatgagggTGTTAATGATTTTACTTTGTCCAGTGTTTTAAGGGTTTGTGGCGGTTCGACTTTGCTTCAAATGGGGAGGTTAATACATGGGTTGAGTTTTAAGACGAGTTTTGATTCGTCTTGTTTTGTTGCAAGTTCTTTGATTTCGTTGTATTCGAAATGTGGGGTTGTTGAAGAAGCTTATGATGTTTTTGAGGAGGTTACTGTTAGGAATCTTGGTATGTGGAATGCGATGTTGATTGCTTGTGCTCAGCATGCACATACGGATAAAACATTTGAGTTGTTTGATAAGATGAAGAGTGTTGGTGGTATGAAGgctaattttattacctttttgtGTGTGCTTTATGCTTGCAGCCATGCGGGGTTGGTAGAGAAGGGTAAGTATTACTTTGAGTTGATGAAGGATTATGGTATTGAACCTGGGACACAACATTATTCAACCATGGTGGATTTGCTTGGTCGTGCGGGGAAGTTAAATGATGCGGTTAAATTGATTGAGGAAATGCCTATGGAACCTACTGAATCTGTTTGGGGAGCTTTGTTAACTGGGTGTAGATTACATGGGAATACCAAACTGGCATCTTATGTTGCTGATAGAGTTTCTGAGTTGGGTTCTGTCAGTTCTGGACTTCATGTTATGCTTTCTAATGCTTATGCTGCCGCTGGGAGATGGGAGGAAGCGGCGAAAGCAAGGAAGATGATGAGGGACAGAGGAATAAAGAAGGAAACTGGATTGAGTTGGGTGGAGGAAGGAAATAGAATTCACACATTTGCTGCTGGTGATAGGTCTCATGCGAAGTCCGTAGAAATTTATGATAAGTTAGATGAGTTGGGTGAAGAAATGGATAAAGCTGGTTATGTTGCCGATACTTCTTTTGTGTTAAAAGAAGTGGATGGGGAAGAGAAGAGTAGAAGTATTAGGTATCATAGTGAGAGATTAGCTATTGCATTTGGATTTATTACATTCCCTCATGGACAACCAATTAGAGTAATGAAGAATTTACGGGTTTGTGGCGATTGTCACACTGCTATCAAGTTTATTAGTAAATGTACTGGAAGGGTCATCATCGTGAGGGACAATAATCGGTTCCATCGATTTGAGGATGGAAAATGTACTTGTGGAGATTATTGGTGA